A genome region from Engraulis encrasicolus isolate BLACKSEA-1 chromosome 6, IST_EnEncr_1.0, whole genome shotgun sequence includes the following:
- the gpc1a gene encoding glypican-1, translated as MDAMATPLLLLLLPCLAVPVMSTDVGKARSCAEVRQFYSGKGFTLQGVPQSEISGEHLRVCVQGYTCCTSAMEATLVSLGRREMEGVVREAGRSVQATLNAQYRSFDTYFLELLDGSERWLESEFSSLGALYERNAGVFREFYAELRRFYRGSPVSLTEALERLWNALTERQLKAAPPGDNENITAATSEDFLDCSLKEAEISQLLGPSPHSLQTPLVRTLLSARAFAQGLTTAGEVIRKVSQVPLSDSCNDALMKLMYCGQCHGVGGLKPCATFCSNVMRGCLANQADLQPEWDTLIATLVQVASSFGGRPSLDEVLYSIPVAISEALRHQQDNMETFTQKVQQVCGTEVTVEPTESQSESSRRKRGVSVLEYKTSSTAAVRLEVQVSDVSSKLKEMQNFWPHLLGSLCKSRAASTNDRCWNGMGKARYQPELVGAGLANQNNNPEVEVDITRPDMTIRQQIMTLKITTARLLTALSGHDVDYMDTSDEMSGSGGGLCLDPPCVHSRVPVSRYYPTEIKRAKGTANQITARHTLLLLPLACLLLRRD; from the exons ATGGATGCCATGGcgacgccgctgctgctgctgctgttgccgtgCCTCGCGGTCCCGGTGATGAGTACGGATGTCGGCAAGGCGCGGAGTTGTGCGGAGGTGCGACAATTCTACAGCGGCAAGGGGTTCACGCTACAAGGAGTCCCCCAGAGCGAGATATCCG gggagcacctgcgtgtgtgtgtgcagggctacaCGTGCTGCACGAGTGCCATGGAGGCCACGCTGGTGTCACTGggcaggagggagatggagggcgtCGTACGGGAGGCCGGGAGATCCGTACAGGCCACGCTCAACGCACAGTACCGCAGCTTCGACA cATATTTCCTGGAACTCCTGGATGGCTCGGAGCGCTGGCTGGAGTCCGAGTTCAGCTCGCTGGGCGCGTTGTACGAGCGCAACGCCGGCGTGTTCCGCGAGTTCTACGCCGAGTTGCGGCGCTTCTACCGCGGTTCCCCCGTCAGCCTGACGGAGGCGCTGGAGAGGCTGTGGAACGCGCTGACGGAACGGCAGCTCAAGGCCGCGCCCCCTGGCGACAACGAGAACATCACCGCGGCGACCAGCGAGGACTTCCTGGACTGCAGCCTGAAGGAGGCGGAGATAAGCCAGCTGTTAGGCCCCTCCCCACACAGCCTGCAGACGCCGCTGGTCAGAACCCTCCTCAGCGCACGGGCCTTCGCACAAGGGCTCACTACCGCCGGGGAGGTCATACGCAAAGTCtcccag gtgcctcTAAGTGACTCGTGTAACGACGCCCTGATGAAGCTGATGTACTGTGGCCAGTGCCATGGCGTGGGGGGGCTGAAGCCGTGCGCTACCTTCTGCTCTAACGTCATGAGGGGCTGCCTAGCCAACCAGGCAGACCTGCAGCCGGAGTGGGACACACTCAtag cTACCCTGGTGCAGGTGGCCTCCAGCTTTGGTGGGCGCCCGAGTCTAGACGAGGTGTTGTACTCCATTCCAGTGGCCATCTCAGAGGCACTACGCCACCAACAGGACAACATGGAAACCTTTAcacagaag gttcaGCAGGTCTGTGGAACGGAGGTGACTGTGGAGCCAACTGAGAGCCAATCAGAATCATCGAGGAGGAAAAGGGGCGTGTCCGTCCTCGAGTACAAAACATCCAGCACTGCTGCTGTACGGCTAGAGGTGCAG gtttcagATGTGTCCAGTAAGCTCAAGGAGATGCAGAACTTCTGGCCCCATCTGCTGGGCAGTTTGTGTAAGAGCAGGGCTGCCTCCACTAATGACCGCTGCTGGAACGGGATGGGCAAGGCcag GTACCAGCCCGAGTTGGTGGGCGCTGGTTTGGCCAATCAGAACAATAATCCGGAGGTGGAGGTTGACATCACGAGGCCGGACATGACCATCAGACAGCAGATCATGACGCTGAAGATCACCACCGCACGCCTGCTCACCGCCCTGTCAGGACACGACGTAGACTACATGGACACCA GTGACGAGATGAGTGGTTCTGGCGGTGGCCTGTGCCTGGATCCGCCCTGCGTTCACTCCCGTGTGCCTGTATCCAGATACTACCCCACAGAGATCAAGAGGGCAAAGGGAACAGCCAACCAGATTACGGCACGTCACACTCTTCTGCTGCTGCCATTGGCCTGCCTTCTGCTGAGGCGGGACTAG